Genomic segment of Mauremys mutica isolate MM-2020 ecotype Southern chromosome 22, ASM2049712v1, whole genome shotgun sequence:
AATGCAGCCAAAAGCAAAGttacacatctaggaacaaggaacacAGGCCATGCCCACAGAAGGGGGGGAGGCGTAGCctagaaagcagtgactctgaaaaggatttagggcaCACAGGGGACAAGGAATTCAACATGAGCGCCCAGTGCAATGCCACGGCACATACATACACGACCCCTGGACATACAAAGAGGGTGAGTAGCCACACGGAGGTCATTTTCTCTCTCCACACGGTATTGGTGAGAAATACTGGAACCCGGagctcagttctggtgtccacattttataaaggatgttgaaaaactggagagggtgcagtAGAGAGCCACATAAATTATTTAAGGGCTGGGGAAAATGCCTGACAATGAGaccccaaggcctggtctacaccagaaAATTAGGTTAAGttcgtcactcaggggtgtaaaaaaaaaaaaatccacatccttGAACAGTGCAGCTAAGCCAACATAAgaccctgtgtagacagtgctaggttgacggaagaattctttcGTCAGCTACTGCTTCTCGGGGAGGTGGTTTACCGATCACAACAGGGGAacccctcctgttggcataggtagtgcAAGCTCAAGCTGTTATCAAAAAGAAGTTTGAGCAGTGATTTgattaaatacagtaactcctcacttaaagtcatcccggttaacattgtttcgttattAGGTTGCTGATCTATTGGAGAACATACTCATTTATAGTCGTGCAACGTTCCGTCATAAAGTTGTTGGGCGGGtgggtggagcggggcaagccagtcgctcctgccagggagcggggtcggggcacAGGGGCCCCATTAGGCCCGCCCGGTGTTCCTACCAGGATTGAAGTAAACAGGTCCAGATGAGCAACTCTCTGCTCCAGTCAACATCCTCAGCTGCCAACAACAACTGTAGCTTTACCACTCCTGCACACGTGGGAGACATATTAGTGCCTGGAAAGCCATGGCTGCTTAACCTAGTTTGAGGTTTCAGATCTACTGGGGTGACACTTTGGCGACCTGGCACTTCAGTGTATCCTATTACTGTTATCTTACATCTCTGTGGCATCTGGCACTTTGCAGATTCTTCGGCCAGCTGCAACaccaaccctgcactgcagtaaggtaagattttttttttccttcttctgtcGGTCAGATGCAGTGGAAAGGCCCACTCCTCAGAGATGCTCAGCACCAGGCCACATGCAAGTTTATGTGATTTCCACACGGACGATGTATACATACCTAAACACACAGAGCAGGAGAAGCAGTCAACAAAAAGGCAAGTGTTACTAAAAACAGTTGGTTACAAGCTCTCCATCTACATAAACATTTCATAGCAAGCatcatattattttaaaattaaaatatattgaataCATTCTGCTTATTGTTCATATGGGGcaacactgggggaaggagagaccATGCCAACACACTACCTCTTGTATTAGCTGGACTGCTGcaactgggctgggggtgtgcagACAACAGGGCAGCAAGGTAGGATCTGAGTGGAACCGAAGAGCACCCCAGTACTGCTTGGGCACACTAACTGCAGGGGCCAGGTAGAGAGCTGGGCCTCAGCGCTgccattagctattctccagtctgCCAGAACAGTCTGAATTGAAGTGAAATGATGTGGGCAGAGGCATCTCCAATATTAGCACTGAGATGGTGCAGTAGCACCAGTACTCGGAACATCTGTGCAATGCTCGGTGCCCCAAGCGCCTGGACCACCAATATTCCACGTGCCTGGACCACCAATATTCTAATGCAGACAGGGCTTCAGAGGTTGACCAGGCCTCTTACCACACTGTCTCATTTCACCTTAGCTCATCCACCATCTGAATTCACACCTTAAACTCCCCAGATTAATGAATGATGCACTCAAACTCACAATAACTGGTTAATGTACTTATTACAAACTCACTATTCTCTTAATAGTGCTGAATAAAACCATCACCCCtgcttacacatacacacacctatGTTCTTGCCTTCATGGGAACTGGCCTAGCAGAATCACAGTAAATTCCCTCCTACACACACATTTGCAAGAATTAGTGGTAATTCTGAATCAAGATCCAGTAGCTAAATGGACCATTATGGTCCAGATTAGATTTAGCAATTCAACAACACAATTGCAAGTGCCCAGCTGGCGTAGACAAGATTTACACAGACTCAGCTTTCTACAGCATCCCGTACAGACAGATTTATAAGCTCCGCcccacaaataaaacaaaacaagcaccCAGGACGGAAGGACCGCTCCAGCCTATGGAACAAAGCCCAGGTGCAGGTTCCCACAAGTCTGATTGGTAACCTCAAACGAACTAAACATGCACATGTCTATTACAACCCCGTCCAGGGAAATCAGGTTTAGTAAGAGAAACACATTTCTAGAAGTCCATacgtgtttgggtttttttttattaggaCTGACACATTCATTGTATGTCACAACTTCCACGGATCAATGAGTTTTAGAAAAATCAAAGAGCCAGCATCAGCCAGCAGGAGGATGGGGCTTATATAGTAACAGTTTTGAAAAGGCATTCAATGTTTACTCTCCCCTCCATCCataaccttcccctccctcccctccccacccccccaaattcTCACAGCTTTGATTGTATTGATAAGCATGGTTTGACAAAATGTTTCCCGGCTGTCAGGTTATTCTCACTGCCACAGAGAGGCTAACTAGAACTCAAAAAGGCCAGGAATTACCTTaatggtgaaaaaaaaaaaaaaaaggagctgaTATGGCAACACTACTAGTAAAGTGGGATACATCACAGAAACGAGAGTCTTTGCAGGCAACACTGGTCGGAAATAGTAAAACACTTGATGGGTGAAAAAAGTGAAACTCTAAATTATATACAAGAGTAGCTAAGGGTGGCATTGAAAAACAGTCTCATTTAATGTGACCCAAGGTTTAACTTGCCATTATCTATTGCTTATTTATTCAGATCAGTAATAACACTTTATATAGAGACAGATGTGTAAAAATGAAACATTGTGGAAAAAAACAGCTTTTCATATGAAATGCAAAGTATAAGCTCTGTCCAATGTGGAATGTACCGACAGTCATTTTTACAAGGCTCTCCTTCTCTTTATAAAACCAGTTGACCTGCCAAGCAAGTTAGCTGTCTATTTTACTTGCTCAGGACAAGTTGTTTCGAATAATTTGCAAGCATCTTTCACTCTGAAGTTCATTTTCACTCTGAAAGTCTTACTTGCCCCACTGTGAACAGACAGGATCCGCAAGCGTCTGCTAGCAACATGGAAAGGAGGCAGGAGCCCTAATCCTTATGAAGGACGAGATTCAGTTGTTAAACTTCAATGGGTATCCAATGGCTTTTTCCAGACACTCTACCAAAGAGCCAGCAGAAAGAAAATCCCTCTCCACTTCCACAAATTTGATGTAGATGGATTTAGGCGACACCCCTGGTTCTACGATGCAGTTCTGAGATAAAAACCCATTGATTCCAACCCACTCTTTGCTGAAGGTTTTGGTGTTGGcctgaaaatgtaaaaacaagcaCTGCTGGAGAGTTCTAACCTCAGCAATGCCAAGGTAACAATAGATTATTCTGGTGGACTCCATCTCCACCCTGAGAGAGGCCTGCGGTGAAGGGACATCTACCTCCCCCTGAGTCTCTTTCCCAGGATCTGGGCCTCGGCGGTCCGCATGAGGCGAGTGGGGTTTCTCCTGGCAATCTTCATAACCAATGGCATACAGGCCAGGGCTTTTGGGAATCCCCCCTGGTAATAAATACTGAACAACATTTCCTCCCGTTGGCTTGGAGTGAGCTATAGGTATCCAGTCAACTTCCATATGCAGCTCCAGGCATCTCGCTTCGCTAATAGTAATCTCTAGGAATTTATAGTAAACGtttttccagttcattttctGTACTCGTGTCATGATGATCCTGCCCTCTGGCTTCTCTGAATTGAAATATTCCCTAAGCCGTTTGCCAAGAGGCACCTGGGAACTGATCTCAGCGTAGTGGTAGCGAATATCCTCCTTCCAGCGTGTGTTATAACCAATGCCAAAAATGGCTAGTTTATTAGAAAGATGTAGCCTGGAGAAGTCTGTCCAGCTCTGAAACAGCTCCCATTTTAACTGGACGGATTCCAAGATTTGCACAATGTTCTGCATGACGTCTTGCTTCCTAGAAAAATTAACACAAATGTAAACCATAAGATGGAGCTCAGCTCaaactggagattttttttaaagttttacttAAGTTTGAAAGAGCACATCAACTTTCAGAGAACATTAACCAAAGCAAGAGCAGCTATCTGAGAAACTGGTGGCCAACTGAGAAAAGGTGGCCACCAAAAGTGTCATAGTTAGCCCTAATTTATAGAATTCATCATCAACATTTAACTCTTTCAAAATGCTTTAGAAATGTCTTCAAGGGCTTTGTGAAGCAGATAAGTATTATTCTATGTTAATACAATGACAAGAATGGGCATTTAGTTTCCTAAAATTCAGAAGTCTACAGGAACATTTAACCTAGACATATTACACACAACATACATGTGTTCTAGAATGCTCTTTCATcagttagacacctaactcccactgaaatcttcTTCttcaagatctgctctaggattggtcctgctttgagcagggggttggactagatgacctcctgaggtcccttccaacccagatattctatgattctattaattatttgagggaagttctctggcctgtgtcatacaggagctcag
This window contains:
- the MSANTD2 gene encoding myb/SANT-like DNA-binding domain-containing protein 2 isoform X3, producing the protein MAAPCGSSQLPAAESPLKIPKMEVLSPGSPGALSDGNPSLSDPSTPSGASPLGPGGPGSAAAAGAGAGGGGAGGRGGASPSVSFSPGGAAAAAAAAACRGMSWTPAETNALIAVWGNERLVEARYQQLEGAGTVFGSKAPGPAMYERVSRALAELGYERTPSQCRERIKTLRRCYSRVKEHGVGKRKSSYTFEQLEQVFGQGGWDSQPCQPVLINSSGLYQELESDGSTMEEYSQEDWGNHSQDLHCYQGGDPELDEIPATKRTLKIKQESSEEAQKQDVMQNIVQILESVQLKWELFQSWTDFSRLHLSNKLAIFGIGYNTRWKEDIRYHYAEISSQVPLGKRLREYFNSEKPEGRIIMTRVQKMNWKNVYYKFLEITISEARCLELHMEVDWIPIAHSKPTGGNVVQYLLPGGIPKSPGLYAIGYEDCQEKPHSPHADRRGPDPGKETQGEVDVPSPQASLRVEMESTRIIYCYLGIAEVRTLQQCLFLHFQANTKTFSKEWVGINGFLSQNCIVEPGVSPKSIYIKFVEVERDFLSAGSLVECLEKAIGYPLKFNN